A section of the Choristoneura fumiferana chromosome 5, NRCan_CFum_1, whole genome shotgun sequence genome encodes:
- the LOC141427739 gene encoding mitochondrial E3 ubiquitin protein ligase 1-like, whose amino-acid sequence MDFLSEVVGETVILGLDSLILGFCVRQLSKCKHILNALQTAPVLDIDSSLTKEISKYPSNTIPYVVIRGLVKPLGTPITSNYNNSVTGVIQRLTIKEHVIARTSAGFWSDQTRTIHEVCNSSPFVLSNGKYSIEVVDALAAELLDMDVISDKFEPMSPGVIDHVWGFFSGVRQRGLQTMEEMLRDGSYITAVGELSTHAGQLKIQPPRDGLPLYLTTATKSTLLKRLASSRDFLRVLLVIFGSVAALASTRVAYKWLKRRRRRAREDALKTQLAAGRRERRKRARDTDLPEVQLCVVCAENPKEIILLPCGHVCLCEDCSDNIQGRERIHPAFIT is encoded by the exons ATGGATTTCCTCTCCGAGGTGGTCGGCGAGACGGTGATATTGGGCCTGGACTCGCTGATCCTTGGGTTTTGTGTGCGGCAGCTGAGCAAATGCAAGCACATACTGAATGCTTTGCAG aCAGCACCAGTATTGGACATAGACTCATCGCTGACCAAGGAGATAAGCAAGTATCCAAGCAACACAATCCCCTATGTGGTGATCCGGGGCCTTGTCAAGCCTCTGGGCACCCCCATCACTAGCAACTACAATAATTCCGTGACAGGAGTCATTCAGAG GTTAACAATAAAAGAACATGTAATAGCACGAACATCGGCTGGATTCTGGTCGGACCAGACCAGGACTATACACGAGGTGTGCAACTCCAGCCCATTTGTTCTCAGCAATGGCAAATACAGTATTGAGGTGGTGGACGCACTTGCTGCGGAGTTATTGG ACATGGACGTAATCTCGGACAAGTTCGAGCCGATGTCCCCGGGCGTGATCGACCACGTGTGGGGCTTCTTCTCGGGCGTGCGGCAGCGCGGGCTGCAGACCATGGAAGAGATGCTGCGCGACGGCTCCTACATCACCGCCGTCGGGGAGCTGAGTACGCACGCCGGACAGCTCAAGATACAGCCGCCCCGGGACGGGCTGCCTCTGTATCTGACTACTGCTACTAAATCGACTTTGCTGAAGCGACTGGCCAGTTCGAGAGATTTCTTGAG AGTGCTGCTGGTGATATTCGGCAGCGTGGCGGCGCTGGCGTCGACGCGCGTGGCGTACAAGTGGCTgaagcggcggcggcggcgcgcgcgcgagGACGCGCTCAAGACGCAGCTGGCCGCCGGCCGCCGCGAGCGCCGCAAGCGCGCGCGCGACACCGACCTGCCTGAGGTGCAGCTGTGTGTGGTCTGCGCCGAGAACCCTAAGGAG ATAATCCTGCTGCCGTGCGGCCACGTGTGCCTGTGCGAAGACTGTTCGGACAACATCCAGGGACGCGAGCGTATTCATCCCGCTTTCATCACCTAG